One stretch of Pelmatolapia mariae isolate MD_Pm_ZW linkage group LG3_W, Pm_UMD_F_2, whole genome shotgun sequence DNA includes these proteins:
- the LOC134622171 gene encoding alpha-2-macroglobulin-like, with protein MAETLKVEPSQPASKWPPSSLYPNPPHLITERLATCSPDPHCEQMLREAELSQPVMDRLWILSCTLCVLLSWMHVDQAVAEPQYLVAIPAVIEAGAEAKFCATLRQPSGTLVMTVTLMSQEKNTTLFTHTSNEEFQTCVQFKAPLVQKEVQDFQVEVRGDTFYSKQVRKVMIQAYDPFTFIQTDKPIYLPGQKVNFRVVTMDNKMRPANQLYDVIELQDPNSNRIGQWLNETSNSRILQLSYSLDTEAREGPYQIIVSMGETKISHNFKVEKYVLPKFDVTVNISEEVSIGQEDIEAEVCAKYTYGQPVPGRVTVNVCRPIDRYFSRGVSVHSEDDLALLQIAPCHTETKQADKTGCATFSFKMSIFTKMDQKVLQDVLDIRAKVEEKGTGISHPQEKRIRISYVLGKVSFINVPKVWERGSNVEGKVKAVYHNNTPVCNAPVYLFTGEMWRARSLQNLTTDSNGVASFSFSTDNFDQDIQLHASLTPTVGQPGYRTAYYDRGFHTLSMSQPSSPDIKTISSLEVQTNDEAVPCDAEEDISVNYTIVGESPGSVDVIYLVLSRGAVTMQGQKQVEVQDRSVNEGQVSFKVRVSPEMAPEFQVVAYAVLPSEDVIAHSADFSTDKCFSNKVSVEFSPSSAVPGEETNMQVTALPHSLCGVSAIDKSVLIKEPGKTLDADKIFDLLPLKKSSYIPYEVDDATECLNVRPKRYVLPYPSQEQNDAYAVFQKVGLKMATNLLIRLPSCLQFKGKVYHEGPRVYYGESFAYMLPDVRYSSGPGLGSAGHLPPEAAPIETVRSFFPETWIWDLVEVGEDGKRGVSLTVPDTITTWETEAFCLSSQGFGLAPRKEMKVFQPFFLELTMPYSIIRGEHFELKATVFNYLTSCIMVTVTPGPSSDYTLTPLSGDLYTSCLCANERKTLRWTMIPTALGAVNVTVSAEAVASHVSCDNEVVSVPDRGRIDVVTKSLIVKAEGTEMTKTYNWLLCPKGSPLTEEAQIHLPENVIEGSARTSVSVLGDILGRALKNLDGLLQMPYGCGEQNMALLAPNIYILHYLKGTQQLTTAIMEKATNFLTSGYQRQLNYKSADGAYTTFGTGPGNTWLTAFVVRSFSKAQSFVYIDPRKIEESKSWLQHKQQENGCFEKSGKLFNNRMKGGVSDEVTLSAYVTAAFLEMNTSQHDPVMNKSLACLKESLSDLSNTYTTALLAYVFTLAGDVETRAHLLQHLDTVAVREGGFLYWSQTAAETSASLSVEISSYVLLAKLSASPTAEDLGYASGIIRWLTGQQNYYGGFSSTQDTVVALQALALYSTLVFSPEGWSTVTVQAPSSQLTFDVNQSNKLLYQEEALQDVSGKYSLEVKGTACASVQISATYNIPTPADVTTLSVKVQLEVNTTSESARPKFIVQIQSLYSGKEKTTNMVILDIKMLSGFSPDPESLKSLKHGSLVSRVEQKEDHVLVYLEELSKDTPINHSLDIIQELPVDNLKPAVVKIYDYYQPGDQAETQYMFVS; from the exons atGGCGGAGACTCTCAAAGTGGAGCCA tcccagcctgcttcaaaatggccaccatcgtccctgtacccaaatcctccacatCTCATCactgaacgactggcgacctgtagccctgacccccattgtgagcaaatgcttcgagaagctg AATTATCACAACCAGTCATGGACCGTCTCTGGATCCTGAGCTGCactctgtgtgtcctcctgAGCTGGATGCATGTGGATCAAGCAGTGGCTGAACC CCAGTACCTGGTGGCCATTCCTGCAGTTATTGAAGCTGGAGCTGAGGCCAAATTCTGTGCAACTCTCCGACAGCCCAGTGGGACTCTGGTCATGACTGTCACTTTGATGTCCCAAGAGAAGAACACGACCTTATTCACGCATACGTCAAATGAAGAATTTCAAACCTGTGTTCAGTTTAAG GCTCCTTTGGTACAAAAGGAGGTGCAAGATTTTCAGGTGGAGGTACGAGGAGACACATTTTACTCCAAACAAGTCAGAAAAGTGATGATCCAAGCGTATGATCCCTTCACATTCATCCAAACAGATAAACCCATCTACCTTCCTGGACAAAAAG TGAATTTCAGAGTCGTTACGATGGATAATAAAATGCGACCTGCCAATCAGCTG tatgatgtcattgaacttcag GATCCAAATAGTAACAGGATTGGACAGTGGCTAAATGAAACATCCAATAGCAGAATACTGCAGCTTTCTTACTCCTTGGACACTGAGGCCCGTGAGGGACCGTACCAGATCATTGTGTCAATGGGTGAGACGAAAATATCCCACAACTTCAAAGTGGAGAAGTATG TTTTACCCAAATTTGATGTGACAGTAAATATATCTGAAGAAGTGAGTATTGGGCAGGAAGACATTGAAGCTGAAGTGTGTGCAAA gtACACGTATGGACAGCCTGTACCAGGACGTGTTACAGTTAATGTGTGCAGACCTATTGATAGGTACTTTTCCCGTGGTGTATCGGTGCACAGTGAGGATGATTTGGCGCTATTGCAGATTGCGCCCTGCCACACAGAGACAAAGCAG GCAGACAAGACTGGCTGTGCAACATTTTCCTTCAAAATGTCAATTTTTACTAAAATGGACCAAAAGGTGCTTCAAGATGTTCTGGATATCAGGGCCAAAGTGGAAGAAAAGGGAACAG GTATTTCACACCCTCAAGAGAAGAGAATCAGGATTTCTTATGTCCTTGGAAAAGTGTCTTTCATTAACGTGCCCAAGGTTTGGGAACGGGGATCTAATGTGGAAGGAAAA GTCAAAGCAGTGTACCACAATAATACACCAGTTTGTAACGCACCGGTCTACCTGTTCACGGGAGAAATGTGGCGAGCACGCTCACTACAAAATCTGACAACTGACAGCAACGGTGTGGCCTCATTTTCCTTCAGCACTGATAACTTTGACCAGGATATCCAACTTCAT GCAAGCCTGACACCAACAGTGGGCCAGCCAGGATATAGAACTGCATACTATGACAGGGGATTTCACACATTATCCATGTCCCAGCCGTCTTCTCCTGATATTAAAACAATCAGCTCTCTAGAGGTACAGACGAACGATGAAGCAGTGCCCTGTGACGCAGAAGAAGACATATCAGTAAACTACACTATAGTGGGAGAGTCTCCAGGGTCTGTGGATGTCATTTATCTG GTGTTGTCCAGAGGAGCTGTCACCATGCAAGGACAAAAACAGGTTGAAGTGCAAGACAGATCGG TGAATGAGGGCCAGGTGTCCTTTAAAGTCAGAGTGTCTCCTGAGATGGCTCCAGAGTTCCAGGTTGTGGCTTATGCCGTCCTGCCAAGTGAGGATGTAATTGCCCACAGTGCTGACTTCTCTACTGACAAATGCTTCAGCAACAAG gtgTCAGTGGAGTTTTCACCGTCTTCAGCCGTCCCAGGTGAAGAGACCAACATGCAGGTGACGGCCCTGCCACATTCTCTGTGTGGTGTGAGCGCCATCGACAAGAGCGTTCTCATCAAGGAGCCTGGGAAGACTCTGGATGCAGATAAG ATATTTGACTTGCTCCCACTCAAGAAATCCTCATATATCCCATATGAGGTTGATGATGCTACAGAATGCCTTAATGTGAGACCAAAAAGATATGTTTTGCCGTACCCCAGTCAAGAGCAAAATGATGCTTATGCAGTTTTCCAG AAAGTCGGACTGAAGATGGCGACAAACTTGCTTATTCGATTGCCTTCATGCCTCCAGTTCAAGGGAAAAGTCTACCATGAAGGCCCTCGTGTCTACTATGGTGAATCATTTGCTT atatgcTTCCGGATGTTAGATATTCTTCTGGTCCTGGTCTGGGATCTGCTGGGCATCTTCCTCCTGAAGCTGCACCAATAGAGACAGTTCGCTCTTTCTTCCCTGAGACTTGGATTTGGGATCTGGTGGAAGTTGG AGAGGATGGAAAAAGGGGCGTGTCCCTGACTGTCCCAGACACCATCACCACCTGGGAGACGGAGGCTTTCTGTTTGTCCTCTCAGGGTTTTGGTTTGGCTCCTCGTAAAGAAATGAAAGTCTTCCAACCTTTCTTCCTTGAACTCACCATGCCCTACTCCATCATCCGGGGGGAGCACTTTGAACTGAAGGCGACTGTCTTTAACTACCTGACCAGCTGCATCATG GTTACTGTCACTCCTGGGCCGTCCTCAGATTACACCCTCACTCCTCTCTCTGGTGATCTGTACACATCCTGTTTGTGTGCCAACGAGCGCAAGACCCTCAGGTGGACCATGATCCCAACAGCCTTAG ggGCTGTGAATGTGACTGTGTCTGCTGAGGCCGTAGCTTCCCATGTGTCATGTGATAATGAGGTTGTGAGCGTACCAGACAGAGGTCGCATCGACGTGGTCACCAAATCTCTCATAGTGAAG GCTGAGGGAACTGAGATGACAAAGACGTACAACTGGCTTCTTTGTCCAAAAG GAAGCCCGCTGACAGAGGAAGCGCAGATACATCTGCCTGAGAATGTGATAGAAGGATCTGCCCGCACTTCTGTATCAGTCCTGG GTGACATCCTCGGCCGGGCTCTGAAGAACCTGGATGGATTGCTGCAGATGCCGTATGGATGTGGGGAGCAGAACATGGCTCTCCTGGCCCCCAACATCTACATCCTCCACTACCTGAAAGGCACACAGCAGCTCACCACAGCCATCATGGAAAAAGCTACTAACTTCCTCACCAGTG GATACCAAAGACAGCTCAACTACAAAAGTGCTGACGGTGCTTACACCACATTTGGAACAGgaccaggaaacacttg gCTGACTGCATTTGTGGTAAGAAGTTTTTCCAAAGCTCAGTCTTTCGTCTATATTGATCCCAGAAAGATCGAAGAGTCTAAGTCCTGGCTGCAAcataaacaacaagaaaatggCTGTTTTGAAAAGTCTGGGAAACTCTTCAACAACAGAATGAAG GGTGGTGTATCTGATGAAGTGACTCTCAGTGCGTACGTTACAGCTGCCTTCTTGGAAATGAATACATCCCAACAT GATCCTGTGATGAACAAGAGCCTGGCTTGTCTCAAGGAGTCTCTCAGTGACCTGAGCAACACCTACACTACAGCTCTGCTGGCCTATGTGTTCACTCTGGCAGGAGACGTGGAGACCCGAGCTCACCTTCTGCAGCACTTAGACACAGTTGCAGTGAGGGAAG gagGTTTCCTCTACTGgtctcagacagcagcagaaacatcagCCTCCCTGTCAGTGGAGATCAGCTCTTATGTGCTGTTGGCCAAACTCAGCGCCTCCCCGACTGCTGAGGATCTGGGATATGCCTCTGGTATTATCAGGTGGCTGACTGGGCAGCAGAACTATTACGGAGGCTTCTCCTCCACTCAG GACACGGTGGTGGCTCTTCAGGCTCTGGCTCTCTACTCCACTCTGGTGTTCAGTCCTGAAGGTTGGAGCACAGTGACAGTTCAGGCTCCCAGCAGTCAGCTGACATTTGATGTAAATCAGAGCAACAAACTGCTCTACCAGGAGGAGGCGCTGCAGGACGTGTCAGGAAAATACAGCCTGGAGGTGAAGGGCACTGCATGTGCTTCAGTGCAG ATTTCTGCCACCTACAACATCCCAACACCTGCTGATGTCACCACTCTCAGTGTGAAAGTCCAACTAGAGGTCAACACCACCAGTGAATCTGCTAGACCCAAATTCATTGTGCAAATACAATCGCT GTACAGTGGAAAGGAgaaaactacaaacatggtgATCCTGGACATCAAAATGCTCTCTGGATTTTCCCCAGACCCCGAGTCTTTGAAGAGT ctcaaacaTGGCTCCCTGGTGAGTCGTGTTGAACAAAAGGAGGATCATGTTCTGGTGTACTTAGAGGAG TTATCAAAGGACACACCCATCAACCACAGCTTAGACATCATCCAGGAGCTCCCAGTGGACAACCTGAAGCCAGCCGTGGTCAAGATCTATGACTACTACCAACCAG GTGACCAGGCTGAGACCCAATACATGTTTGTGTCGTGA